The Numida meleagris isolate 19003 breed g44 Domestic line chromosome 10, NumMel1.0, whole genome shotgun sequence genome includes a window with the following:
- the MVD gene encoding diphosphomevalonate decarboxylase codes for MAAERGTARVTCTAPVNIAVIKYWGKRDTDLILPINSSLSVTLHQDQLRTTTTAAACRDFTEDRLWLNGEEVDAGQPRLQACLREVRRLARKRRGDDAAAPLSLSYKVHVASENNFPTAAGLASSAAGYACLVSALARLYCVEGELSEVARRGSGSACRSMLGGFVQWHRGERPDGRDSVAQQLAPETHWPELSVLVLVVSGEKKAVGSTAGMQTSVETSPLLKYRAEVVVPERMSRMARSIRDRDFEAFGQLTMQDSNQFHATCLDTFPPIFYLNDVSQRIIALAHRFNAHHGRTKVAYTFDAGPNAVVFMLEDTVDEFVEVVRRSFPPASNGDQFLRGRPVGTAVLPEELVSAVVVEPVPGAIRYILHTKPGPGPQLLDDPSQHLLGPDGLPCRSA; via the exons ATGGCGGCGGAGCGGGGCACGGCGCGGGTTACCTGCACGGCACCTGTCAACATCGCCGTCATCAAGTACT GGGGTAAACGCGACACCGACCTCATCCTGCCCATCAACTCCTCGCTCAGCGTGACGCTGCACCAGGACCAG CTGAGGACCACCACCACAGCTGCCGCGTGCCGCGACTTCACCGAGGACCGCCTGTGGCTGAACGGGGAGGAGGTGGACGCGGGGCAGCCCCGGCTGCAGGCCTGCCTGCGGGAAG TGCGGCGCCTGGCCCGCAAGCGGCGCGGTGACGATGCCGCGGCCCCGCTCAGCCTCTCCTACAAAGTGCACGTCGCCTCCGAGAACAACTTCCCCACCGCCGCCGGGTTGGCATCCTCGGCCGCTGGCTACGCCTGCCTGG TGTCGGCGCTGGCGCGGCTGTACTGCGTGGAGGGCGAGCTGTCGGAGGTGGCACGGCGCGGGTCGGGCAGCGCGTGCCGCAGCATGCTGGGGGGATTCGTGCAGTGGCACCGCGGGGAGCGGCCGGACGGCAGGGACAGCgtggcacagcagctggcacCCGAGACGCACTGGCCGGAGCTGAGCGTCCTCGTGCTGGTG GTCAGCGGGGAGAAGAAGGCGGTGGGCAGCACGGCGGGGATGCAGACCAGCGTGGAGACCAGCCCCCTGCTGAAG TACCGCGCCGAGGTGGTGGTGCCGGAGCGCATGTCCCGCATGGCACGCAGCATCCGGGATCGGGACTTCGAGGCCTTCGGCCAGCTGACCATGCAGGACAGCAACCAGTTCCACGCCACCTGCCTCGACACCTTCCCCCCCATCTTCTACCTCAACGACGTCTCGCAGCGCATCATCGCCTTGGCACACCGCTTCAACGCCCACCATGGGCGCACCAAG GTGGCCTACACCTTCGATGCTGGCCCCAATGCTGTCGTCTTCATGCTGGAGGACACGGTGGATGAGTTCGTGGAGGTGGTGAGGCGCAGCTTCCCACCCGCCTCCAACGGGGACCA GTTCCTGCGAGGCCGGCCCGTTGGCACGGCGGTGCTGCCGGAGGAGCTGGTGTCAGCCGTGGTGGTGGAGCCGGTGCCAGGGGCCATTCGCTACATCCTGCACACCAAG CCCGGCCCTGGCCCTCAGCTCCTGGATGACCCCAGCCAGCACCTGCTGGGCCCTGATGGGCTGCCATGCCGCTCAGCCTGA
- the IL17C gene encoding interleukin-17C → MGWLGALALLSAAVLCRCLRRPVVPTHHHHHHHPHVRCYGAAELRDGEAPAHLLGRSLRWEQHVPVQLVPQLEAAQRRRRRREHSCPTLQLRAGLHSEPHERSISPWRYQ, encoded by the exons ATG GGCTGGCTGGGAGCGCTGGCGCTGCTGAGCGCCGCGGTGCTGTGCCGCTGCCTGCGCCGTCCCGTCGTCCCCacgcaccaccaccaccaccaccacccccacGTGCGCTGCTACGGCGCGGCAGAGCTGCGGGACGGCGAGGCCCCCGCGCACCTCCTGGGCCGCAGCCTGCGCTGGGAGCAGCACGTGCCGGTGCAGCTGGTGCCGCAGCTGGAGGCCGCCCAACGGCGTCGGCGTCGCAGGGAGCACTCCTGCCCCACGCTGCAGCTCCGCGCAGGGCTGCACAGCGAGCCCCACGAGAGATCCATCTCCCCGTGGCGGTACCAGTGA
- the CTU2 gene encoding cytoplasmic tRNA 2-thiolation protein 2 isoform X1, with the protein MCEASGRCGGCGEAPARRRAAPVCSHPRPCVKCGEGPAAVVIRVGDAFCRACFREYFVHKFRAMLGKNRVIFPGEKVLLALSGGPASSAMLRQVQEGLSRETAKRLRFVPGLVYIDEGAVCGQSLVQREQTLSHMEALLQETGFPYHLASLEQALELPGSILRRGPGGDGEPSPSYKAAVEGFIQQQREEEASGDGGTSPTGLSTQDGPAGDSHARLPTAARTEELLQLFDAAETLTAKEELLQMLRTHLLLHTARTQGYTKVMTGESCTRVAIKLLTNLALGRGAFLAVDTGFVDSRHGDVTVVRPMRDYMAKEIAFYNHFFGVPTVITPPLRAKRREKTSIHRLMENFLLGLQVDFPSTISTVYRTGEKLSAAPAEANSELQRCLLCLCALDIAGEEELALEPTLITEETGNGAESRAAFIPLLCYSCRLTFKEMGPPATLPPYVRTEAQRRNCRALMKQQIQEFLLEDDEEEPGGS; encoded by the exons ATGTGCGAGGCGTCCGGGCGCTGCGGAGGGTGCGGGGAAGCGCCGGCGCGGCGCCGCGCCGCCCCCGTGTGCAG CCACCCGCGGCCGTGCGTGAAGTGCGGGGAGGGCCCCGCCGCCGTCGTCATCCGCGTCGGGGATGCGTTCTGTCG CGCCTGTTTCCGCGAGTACTTCGTGCACAAGTTCCGTGCCATGCTGGGCAAGAACCGCGTCATCTTCCCAGGAGAGAAG gtgctgctggcactgtCGGGCGGGCCGGCTTCCAGTGCCATGCTGCGGCAAGTGCAGGAG GGGCTGAGCCGTGAGACGGCCAAGCGGCTGCGCTTCGTGCCCGGCCTCGTCTACATTGATG AGGGAGCGGTGTGTGGGCAGAGCCTGGTGCAGCGGGAGCAAACCCTGAGCCACATGgaggccctgctgcaggaaacTGGCTTCCCCTACCACCTGGCCTCCCTGGAGCAG GCCTTGGAGCTGCCTGGCTCGATCCTGCGGCGGGGCCCTGGAGGGGACGGCGAGCCAAGTCCTTCTTACAAGGCGGCTGTAGAGGGCTTCATCCAGCAGCAGCGGGAGGAGGAGGCCAGTGGGGATGGTGGCACCTCACCCACAGGGCTCAGCACCCAGGATGGTCCCGCAGGGGACTCCCATGCCCGCCTGCCCACAGCTGCCCgcactgaagagctgctgcagctctttgaTGCGGCAGAGACACTGACGGCAAAGGAGGAGTTGCTGCAGATGCTGCG GAcccacctcctcctgcacacCGCCCGCACGCAGGGGTACACCAAGGTGATGACGGGCGAGAGCTGCACCCGTGTGGCCATCAAGCTGCTCACCAACCTGGCGCTGGGGCGCGGTGCCTTCCTCGCTGTGGACACG GGCTTTGTGGACAGCCGACACGGTGACGTGACAGTGGTGCGTCCCATGCGAGACTACATGGCCAAGGAGATTGCATTCTACAACCACTTCTTTGGCGTCCCCACTGTCATCACGCCACCCCTCCGTGCTAAG CGCCGGGAGAAGACCAGCATCCACCGCCTGATGGAGAActtcctgctggggctgcaggtggaCTTCCCCTCCACCATCAGCACCGTGTACCG GACGGGTGAGAAGCTGAGTGCGGCTCCTGCCGAAGCAAACAGCGagctgcagcgctgcctgctctgcctctgCGCCCTGGACATCGCCGGGG AGGAGGAGCTGGCCTTAGAGCCCACGCTGATCACAGAGGAGACAGGGAACGG ggctgagagcagagctgccttcaTCCCGCTGCTGTGCTACAGCTGCCGCCTCACCTTCAAGGAAATG GGTCCCCCTGCCACGCTGCCACCCTATGTGCGCACCGAAGCTCAGCGCAGGAACTGCAG GGCTCTGATGAAGCAGCAGATCCAGGAATTCCTGCTGGAGGACGATGAGGAGGAGCCTGGTGGGAGCTGA
- the RNF166 gene encoding RING finger protein 166 — protein sequence MPFDPKKVEKASSVEKQLSSYKAPCRGCSKKVTLAKMRSHVSSCAKVQEQMANCPKFVPVVPTSQPIPSNIPNRSTFVCPYCGARNLDQQELVKHCMENHRNDPNKVVCPVCSAMPWGDPSYKSANFLQHLLHRHKFSYDTFVDYNIDEEAALQAALALSLSEN from the exons ATGCCCTTCGACCCTAAGAAGGTGGAGAAGGCCTCCAGCGTGGAGAAGCAGCTCTCATCCTACAAGGCTccctgcagaggctgcagcaaaAAG gTGACCCTAGCAAAAATGCGGTCTCACGTCTCGTCTTGCGCAAAGGTGCAGGAGCAGATGGCCAACTGCCCCAAGTTTGTCCCAGTTGTCCCCACGTCCCAACCTATCCCCAG CAATATTCCCAATCGCTCAACGTTTGTGTGCCCGTACTGTGGGGCCCGGAACCTGGACCAGCAGGAACTGGTAAAGCACTGCATGGAAAACCACCGCAATGACCCCAACAAAGTG GTGTGCCCAGTCTGCTCAGCCATGCCCTGGGGGGACCCCAGCTACAAGAGTGCAAacttcctgcagcacctcctgcaccGGCACAAGTTCTCCTATGACACCTTCGTG GACTATAACATCGACGAGGAGGCAGCGCTGCAGGCCGCCCTGGCTCTGTCGCTCTCCGAGAACTGA
- the CTU2 gene encoding cytoplasmic tRNA 2-thiolation protein 2 isoform X2, translating to MLGKNRVIFPGEKVLLALSGGPASSAMLRQVQEGLSRETAKRLRFVPGLVYIDEGAVCGQSLVQREQTLSHMEALLQETGFPYHLASLEQALELPGSILRRGPGGDGEPSPSYKAAVEGFIQQQREEEASGDGGTSPTGLSTQDGPAGDSHARLPTAARTEELLQLFDAAETLTAKEELLQMLRTHLLLHTARTQGYTKVMTGESCTRVAIKLLTNLALGRGAFLAVDTGFVDSRHGDVTVVRPMRDYMAKEIAFYNHFFGVPTVITPPLRAKRREKTSIHRLMENFLLGLQVDFPSTISTVYRTGEKLSAAPAEANSELQRCLLCLCALDIAGEEELALEPTLITEETGNGAESRAAFIPLLCYSCRLTFKEMGPPATLPPYVRTEAQRRNCRALMKQQIQEFLLEDDEEEPGGS from the exons ATGCTGGGCAAGAACCGCGTCATCTTCCCAGGAGAGAAG gtgctgctggcactgtCGGGCGGGCCGGCTTCCAGTGCCATGCTGCGGCAAGTGCAGGAG GGGCTGAGCCGTGAGACGGCCAAGCGGCTGCGCTTCGTGCCCGGCCTCGTCTACATTGATG AGGGAGCGGTGTGTGGGCAGAGCCTGGTGCAGCGGGAGCAAACCCTGAGCCACATGgaggccctgctgcaggaaacTGGCTTCCCCTACCACCTGGCCTCCCTGGAGCAG GCCTTGGAGCTGCCTGGCTCGATCCTGCGGCGGGGCCCTGGAGGGGACGGCGAGCCAAGTCCTTCTTACAAGGCGGCTGTAGAGGGCTTCATCCAGCAGCAGCGGGAGGAGGAGGCCAGTGGGGATGGTGGCACCTCACCCACAGGGCTCAGCACCCAGGATGGTCCCGCAGGGGACTCCCATGCCCGCCTGCCCACAGCTGCCCgcactgaagagctgctgcagctctttgaTGCGGCAGAGACACTGACGGCAAAGGAGGAGTTGCTGCAGATGCTGCG GAcccacctcctcctgcacacCGCCCGCACGCAGGGGTACACCAAGGTGATGACGGGCGAGAGCTGCACCCGTGTGGCCATCAAGCTGCTCACCAACCTGGCGCTGGGGCGCGGTGCCTTCCTCGCTGTGGACACG GGCTTTGTGGACAGCCGACACGGTGACGTGACAGTGGTGCGTCCCATGCGAGACTACATGGCCAAGGAGATTGCATTCTACAACCACTTCTTTGGCGTCCCCACTGTCATCACGCCACCCCTCCGTGCTAAG CGCCGGGAGAAGACCAGCATCCACCGCCTGATGGAGAActtcctgctggggctgcaggtggaCTTCCCCTCCACCATCAGCACCGTGTACCG GACGGGTGAGAAGCTGAGTGCGGCTCCTGCCGAAGCAAACAGCGagctgcagcgctgcctgctctgcctctgCGCCCTGGACATCGCCGGGG AGGAGGAGCTGGCCTTAGAGCCCACGCTGATCACAGAGGAGACAGGGAACGG ggctgagagcagagctgccttcaTCCCGCTGCTGTGCTACAGCTGCCGCCTCACCTTCAAGGAAATG GGTCCCCCTGCCACGCTGCCACCCTATGTGCGCACCGAAGCTCAGCGCAGGAACTGCAG GGCTCTGATGAAGCAGCAGATCCAGGAATTCCTGCTGGAGGACGATGAGGAGGAGCCTGGTGGGAGCTGA